The Sulfitobacter sp. SK011 genome has a window encoding:
- a CDS encoding 50S ribosomal protein L25/general stress protein Ctc, giving the protein MAGEIPDLEAQVRTGTGKGAARQARRDGMVPGIVFGGDADPLPINIPFNKLLTMLRAGRFKATLFNMKVEGHDDVRVICRDVQRHVVKDLPTHVDFMRLKRTTKVNLFIHVDVIGEDVSPGLKKGGTMTLVRPEVELVVTAADIPESITIDVSELEIGDSATISDVKLPAGSKPVIDRDFVIAQISAPSALKSADEDEDETAVDEVPTTEMGPPDGEES; this is encoded by the coding sequence ATGGCCGGAGAGATTCCAGATCTTGAAGCCCAGGTACGGACGGGGACAGGCAAGGGCGCCGCTCGTCAGGCACGCCGTGATGGCATGGTACCGGGGATTGTTTTTGGTGGCGACGCAGACCCACTGCCGATTAACATCCCGTTCAACAAACTGCTGACCATGCTGCGCGCAGGCCGCTTTAAGGCGACCTTGTTCAACATGAAAGTCGAAGGCCACGATGACGTGCGTGTCATCTGCCGCGACGTCCAGCGCCATGTTGTCAAAGACCTGCCCACACACGTGGATTTCATGCGTCTCAAGCGGACTACGAAAGTCAACCTGTTCATCCACGTTGACGTCATCGGCGAAGACGTATCACCCGGTCTGAAAAAGGGTGGTACCATGACGCTGGTCCGTCCAGAAGTCGAACTTGTCGTGACCGCGGCTGATATTCCTGAAAGCATCACCATTGATGTTTCCGAGTTGGAAATCGGCGACAGCGCGACAATCTCGGATGTCAAACTGCCTGCCGGGTCTAAGCCCGTCATCGACCGCGATTTTGTGATCGCACAGATCTCTGCCCCATCTGCCCTGAAAAGCGCTGATGAAGACGAAGACGAGACAGCCGTGGATGAAGTGCCCACAACCGAGATGGGCCCTCCAGACGGTGAAGAAAGCTAA
- a CDS encoding site-specific integrase, with product MALSGKLTKKLVENLGAGRHGDGGGLYLVVDPSGARRWIVRVVVKGQKNKKGGPLRTDYGLGGADVVTLNQARDRALEYRRMAKQGLNPRFNVRQEIPTFEEVAQQVHIDRMPTWKNAKHGQQWINTLRDYAFPKIGRMPIDSIDQPEVMMCLAPIWTEKHETARRLAQRIKTVLDVARSKGFRSGENPVTAIKDANALPKVKAKPKHHKAMHWKDVPAFYADLKTRNAMAAKALMFTCLTGSRTGEVLGLRWEEVDLEARLWTCPAIRMKTGNDHRVPLTDEMLEIIEPLKALKSDYVFEGQKRHKPLSNMAMLMLLRRMNVEGVTVHGFRSTFRDWASEVANAPREVAELSISHRIGSDVERAYARSDLLDKRRVLMEKWSNFVSGSSADVIKLRTSTKS from the coding sequence ATGGCCCTATCTGGAAAACTGACTAAGAAGCTGGTCGAGAACTTAGGCGCTGGACGTCATGGCGATGGCGGGGGGCTGTATCTTGTCGTTGATCCATCTGGCGCGCGCCGTTGGATCGTGCGGGTGGTGGTCAAAGGCCAAAAGAACAAGAAAGGTGGGCCGCTGCGCACCGACTATGGCTTGGGTGGCGCTGATGTTGTGACGCTGAACCAAGCGCGGGACAGGGCGCTGGAATATCGCCGCATGGCCAAGCAAGGGTTGAACCCGCGTTTCAACGTCCGCCAAGAAATCCCGACGTTTGAAGAGGTGGCACAACAGGTCCACATTGACCGGATGCCGACGTGGAAAAACGCCAAGCATGGCCAGCAATGGATCAACACTTTGCGCGACTATGCCTTTCCCAAGATTGGCCGGATGCCGATTGATAGCATTGATCAACCTGAGGTGATGATGTGCCTTGCGCCCATTTGGACGGAAAAGCACGAAACGGCGAGGCGTTTGGCGCAACGTATCAAAACGGTGCTGGATGTGGCGCGTTCAAAAGGGTTCCGGTCTGGCGAAAACCCGGTCACGGCGATCAAAGACGCGAACGCATTGCCCAAGGTCAAAGCCAAGCCCAAGCACCACAAAGCAATGCACTGGAAAGATGTGCCAGCCTTTTATGCTGATCTTAAGACCCGCAATGCGATGGCGGCAAAGGCACTGATGTTCACCTGTTTGACGGGTTCAAGGACGGGTGAGGTGCTGGGGCTGCGCTGGGAAGAGGTCGACCTTGAGGCACGACTCTGGACCTGTCCGGCCATTCGGATGAAAACGGGCAATGATCACCGCGTCCCGCTGACGGATGAAATGCTGGAGATCATTGAACCTTTGAAAGCGTTGAAGTCGGATTATGTCTTTGAAGGCCAGAAACGCCACAAGCCGTTGTCAAACATGGCGATGCTGATGCTCTTACGCCGGATGAATGTTGAGGGCGTCACGGTACATGGGTTCCGGTCTACCTTCCGCGATTGGGCATCCGAGGTTGCCAATGCGCCGCGCGAGGTTGCCGAATTGAGCATATCGCATCGAATCGGGTCTGATGTTGAACGGGCTTATGCGCGGTCTGATTTGTTGGATAAGCGGCGGGTGTTGATGGAGAAGTGGTCGAATTTCGTATCTGGATCAAGTGCCGACGTCATTAAACTGCGAACATCGACAAAAAGTTGA
- a CDS encoding D-amino acid dehydrogenase, with translation MKVVVMGAGVIGVTTAYYLAKGGADVTVIDRQAGPGLETSYANAGELSYGMTSPWAAPGIPVKAVKWLFMKRRPLFIWPLISPTMWKWCVQMIQNCNDESYRINKGRMVRVSNYSRDVMPDLIAETGIEYDGREQGTLQLFRTAKQMKGSKADQEILAEYDSPYEVLGRDACIGVEPALAEVRNKFVGGLRLTADRTGDCRLFTMALAEKCGEMGVEFQYGQSIKSLAIEDGKIAGINTEIAGRITGDAYVCAMGSYAVNVLNPIGVKLPVYPVKGYSVTLPVTDDAFAPQSTIMDETHKVAITRLGDRIRVAGTAEIAGYSNRLGPHATDTVKHVISDLFPKGGDISRAEGWTGLRPMTPDGTPVLGPTQFENLFVNTGHGTLGWTMACGSGRAVADVVLGKTPEISMEGLTAARYQR, from the coding sequence ATGAAAGTAGTCGTTATGGGCGCGGGCGTCATTGGCGTCACAACCGCATATTACCTTGCAAAAGGTGGGGCCGATGTCACCGTCATTGACCGGCAGGCCGGTCCGGGGCTGGAAACCAGCTATGCCAATGCCGGCGAACTGAGCTATGGCATGACCTCGCCCTGGGCGGCCCCCGGCATTCCCGTCAAAGCGGTCAAATGGTTGTTCATGAAACGCCGCCCGCTGTTCATCTGGCCGCTGATCAGCCCGACCATGTGGAAATGGTGCGTGCAGATGATCCAGAACTGCAACGACGAAAGCTATCGCATCAACAAGGGTCGTATGGTGCGGGTGTCGAACTACTCACGTGACGTGATGCCGGATCTGATTGCGGAAACCGGCATTGAATATGACGGCCGCGAACAGGGCACGCTGCAACTCTTCCGCACCGCCAAACAGATGAAAGGCTCAAAAGCCGATCAGGAGATATTGGCGGAATACGACAGCCCTTACGAGGTGCTGGGCCGCGACGCCTGCATCGGCGTTGAACCGGCACTCGCCGAGGTGCGCAACAAATTCGTTGGCGGCCTGCGCCTGACCGCAGATCGCACTGGCGATTGCCGGTTGTTCACCATGGCATTGGCCGAAAAATGCGGGGAAATGGGCGTTGAATTTCAATACGGCCAGTCGATCAAATCCCTCGCCATTGAGGATGGCAAAATCGCCGGCATCAACACTGAAATTGCCGGACGCATCACCGGTGACGCCTATGTCTGCGCCATGGGCAGCTATGCGGTGAACGTGCTGAATCCCATCGGGGTGAAACTGCCCGTCTACCCGGTCAAAGGCTATTCCGTGACCCTGCCCGTCACCGACGATGCCTTTGCCCCGCAATCCACCATCATGGACGAAACGCACAAAGTCGCCATTACCCGCCTTGGCGACCGCATCCGCGTCGCAGGCACCGCAGAAATTGCCGGATATTCCAACCGCCTTGGCCCGCATGCCACCGACACCGTCAAACACGTGATCAGCGATCTGTTCCCCAAAGGCGGCGACATTTCCCGCGCCGAAGGCTGGACCGGCCTGCGACCCATGACCCCCGACGGCACGCCGGTTCTGGGCCCCACACAGTTTGAAAACCTCTTTGTAAACACCGGGCACGGCACGCTCGGCTGGACAATGGCCTGCGGCTCAGGCCGTGCAGTTGCAGATGTTGTGCTGGGTAAAACACCCGAAATTTCGATGGAGGGACTGACGGCGGCGCGGTATCAGCGGTAA
- a CDS encoding MerR family transcriptional regulator → MANLFEQNRNYVLGDDELNIIGDRDKLAQWRHKGMGPAFYKLGRKIIYRGADLNAWAEASRVDPPNGGSGVLR, encoded by the coding sequence ATGGCAAACCTGTTCGAGCAAAACCGAAACTACGTTCTTGGCGATGATGAACTGAACATCATTGGCGACCGGGACAAGCTGGCGCAATGGCGTCACAAAGGCATGGGGCCAGCGTTTTACAAGCTGGGCCGTAAAATCATTTATCGTGGGGCTGATCTGAACGCGTGGGCTGAAGCCAGCAGGGTCGATCCGCCAAACGGCGGATCAGGGGTCTTGCGATGA
- a CDS encoding alpha-hydroxy acid oxidase: protein MPVITNIADLKRIYERRVPRMFFDYAESGSWTEQTFRENTSDFDQIRLRQRVAVDMTGRSTATKMIGEDVSMPVALAPVGFTGMQNADGEMKAAKAAEAFGVPFTLSTMSICSIEDVASVTTKPFWFQVYTLRDSDFMQRLFDRAKAANCSAIVITVDLQIMGQRHKDLKNGLSAPPKFTVKSMANLATKVPWGLEMLGTKRRFFGNIVGHAKGVKDPSSLSSWTAEAFDPSLNWDRIAEFRKMWGGKVIIKGILDAEDAKMALKVGADAIIVSNHGGRQLDGAVSSISALPSILDAVGDKIEVHLDSGIRSGQDVLKAMAMGAKGTYIGRAFVYGLGAMGQAGVTKALEVIHRELDITMALCGETSVENLGRHNLLVPKNFGGDWQD, encoded by the coding sequence ATGCCCGTCATCACCAACATTGCCGATCTGAAACGCATCTATGAACGCCGGGTGCCACGCATGTTCTTCGACTATGCGGAATCGGGCAGTTGGACGGAGCAGACATTCCGCGAAAATACCTCGGATTTTGACCAGATCAGGCTGCGCCAGCGGGTGGCCGTGGACATGACCGGGCGCAGCACCGCAACCAAGATGATAGGTGAAGACGTATCTATGCCTGTCGCCCTCGCCCCTGTTGGCTTCACCGGCATGCAAAACGCCGATGGTGAAATGAAAGCGGCCAAAGCGGCCGAAGCCTTTGGCGTGCCGTTCACCCTGTCCACAATGTCGATCTGTTCGATCGAAGACGTTGCAAGTGTGACCACCAAGCCGTTCTGGTTTCAGGTCTATACCCTGCGCGACAGTGATTTCATGCAACGCTTGTTTGACCGGGCCAAGGCCGCAAATTGTTCTGCTATCGTGATCACGGTTGATCTGCAGATCATGGGCCAACGCCACAAGGATTTGAAAAACGGCCTCTCCGCGCCACCAAAATTTACAGTCAAATCAATGGCCAATCTGGCGACCAAAGTGCCTTGGGGGCTGGAAATGCTTGGCACCAAACGGCGATTTTTTGGAAATATCGTCGGCCATGCCAAAGGCGTGAAAGACCCTTCGTCGCTTTCCTCCTGGACCGCCGAAGCTTTTGATCCATCGTTGAATTGGGACCGCATTGCCGAATTCCGCAAGATGTGGGGCGGCAAGGTGATCATCAAAGGTATTCTGGACGCTGAGGACGCAAAAATGGCGTTGAAGGTTGGCGCTGACGCGATCATCGTTTCAAATCACGGCGGGCGGCAATTGGACGGTGCGGTAAGTTCGATCAGCGCCCTACCTTCAATTCTGGATGCTGTGGGAGACAAGATAGAGGTGCATTTGGACAGCGGTATCCGCTCTGGCCAGGACGTTCTCAAGGCGATGGCGATGGGGGCTAAGGGCACCTACATCGGACGCGCGTTTGTCTATGGATTGGGCGCGATGGGTCAGGCTGGGGTGACAAAGGCGCTTGAGGTGATCCACCGCGAACTGGACATCACAATGGCGCTCTGCGGGGAAACATCCGTCGAAAACCTGGGCCGGCACAACCTGCTGGTGCCAAAGAACTTTGGCGGCGACTGGCAGGACTAG
- a CDS encoding toprim domain-containing protein — MSNLIDPARLSAELGGKWYRSYGVAPCPVCQTARRKDQNALTINAESGKLLLHCKKNGCDFRDILTGAGITPGTIEIDRMAVENAERERAAQAAKIKARARSLWEFGEAIGGTKGEAYLRGRGITYPLPDTLRWLPDTYHGPSRQYCAAMIADIASTGGVHRTFFTKTGQRLDKSAKMMLGPCQGGAVRLSDALGPLVVCEGIETGLSLLSGLLNGPHTVWATLSTSGMRGLSLPTKTGALIIATDGDDVGREAGNALAHRANGLGWDVSLMPAPDGQDWNDVLQSGVAA; from the coding sequence ATGAGCAATCTCATTGACCCCGCACGCCTGAGCGCAGAACTTGGAGGCAAGTGGTATCGCAGTTATGGTGTGGCCCCTTGTCCGGTTTGCCAGACAGCCCGCCGCAAGGATCAAAACGCCCTGACGATCAACGCCGAAAGCGGCAAGCTGCTGCTGCATTGCAAAAAGAATGGCTGCGATTTTCGGGACATTCTCACAGGCGCGGGGATCACACCCGGCACAATCGAGATTGACCGCATGGCTGTTGAAAACGCAGAGCGTGAACGCGCTGCACAGGCCGCAAAGATCAAAGCCCGCGCCCGGTCCCTTTGGGAATTCGGCGAAGCCATTGGCGGCACCAAGGGCGAGGCATATCTGCGGGGCCGTGGGATCACATACCCGTTGCCTGACACGCTGCGCTGGTTGCCAGATACCTATCACGGACCAAGCCGCCAATACTGTGCCGCGATGATTGCCGACATTGCCTCAACGGGCGGCGTTCACCGCACATTCTTTACAAAGACAGGGCAGCGCCTGGATAAGTCTGCAAAAATGATGTTGGGGCCGTGTCAGGGCGGCGCGGTGCGCCTGTCTGATGCATTGGGGCCTCTTGTGGTGTGCGAGGGCATAGAAACGGGCCTGAGCCTGCTTAGTGGCCTTCTCAACGGCCCTCATACCGTCTGGGCCACACTCTCCACATCTGGAATGCGCGGGCTGTCCCTGCCGACAAAAACGGGTGCGCTAATCATTGCGACTGACGGTGACGACGTGGGCCGCGAAGCTGGCAATGCGCTGGCGCACCGCGCGAACGGTTTGGGTTGGGATGTATCCCTGATGCCCGCGCCAGATGGGCAAGATTGGAATGACGTTTTGCAAAGCGGGGTGGCGGCATGA
- a CDS encoding cupin domain-containing protein: MLLAHLFPDHYHKWEGQTFHIIEGQLEAKIADTVHLLGPGDTAQCPRGVSHFMRNVGQTPAKLISYIFPGDWAEEFMAETSRQNQTNQRDFDLTEKRFGVVYL, from the coding sequence TTGCTCCTGGCGCATTTATTTCCAGATCATTATCACAAGTGGGAAGGCCAGACTTTCCACATCATTGAAGGGCAGTTGGAGGCGAAAATTGCCGATACCGTCCATTTGCTTGGCCCTGGTGATACAGCTCAATGTCCACGCGGTGTTTCACATTTCATGAGGAACGTAGGTCAGACTCCAGCCAAACTCATTAGCTATATATTTCCCGGTGATTGGGCCGAGGAATTCATGGCCGAAACCTCTCGTCAAAACCAAACCAATCAACGCGACTTTGACTTGACTGAAAAACGTTTCGGAGTGGTTTACTTGTGA
- a CDS encoding MarR family winged helix-turn-helix transcriptional regulator — protein sequence MTDKHDPVLMFEIFKEIGIIEQLSRTILETRLPKGLIAPHFAVLNHLINRGDGAVPIDMARVFQVPKTSMTHTLKGLVSHGLIDLRANPDDGRSKRVWLTPAGRKMRDDTIQALAPEFSALVAGFDVAKLTQIKPALTSLREYLDDARNG from the coding sequence TTGACGGATAAACATGATCCGGTCCTGATGTTCGAGATTTTCAAGGAAATCGGGATCATAGAACAACTCAGTCGCACGATTTTAGAGACGCGGCTGCCGAAAGGATTGATCGCGCCGCACTTTGCGGTGCTCAATCACTTGATCAATCGGGGTGATGGTGCGGTGCCCATCGACATGGCCCGCGTATTCCAGGTGCCCAAGACATCAATGACCCATACCTTGAAAGGGTTGGTGTCGCATGGGCTGATCGATCTGCGCGCCAATCCCGATGATGGCCGGTCCAAACGGGTGTGGCTGACCCCTGCGGGGCGCAAGATGCGCGATGACACCATTCAGGCGCTGGCACCGGAGTTTAGCGCACTGGTGGCGGGTTTTGATGTGGCCAAGTTAACCCAGATCAAACCAGCACTGACGTCGCTCAGAGAATACCTTGATGACGCGCGAAACGGCTAG
- a CDS encoding twin-arginine translocation pathway signal protein, translated as MKLSRRKTLALIGGGMVVAAATSATGFLVTRTPENALRPWSLAGSYNDARLNALSFALLAPNPHNLQPWQIEMIGDDRLRVFHDETRRLPETDPFDRQITIGLGCFLEQMVLAAGADGYSVDLALFPDGPKGPIAEAKFNKGGKPDALAVHILDRRSCKEPYEARAVPPELADELRLIADIYTDPTKVSSLRKLTWDAWMVEAMTPRTMQESVDLMRFGKAEINATPDGIDLGGPFLESLMLAGVLTREDQADPGSTGFKEGIKIYSEMLQATPAYAVITTPTNTRQDHIDAGRRWLRLNLATTGSGLALHPVSQALQEYPEMAPHYDAAHAMLAPGGGTVQMLGRLGYGPTVPRTPRWPLKAKLIDG; from the coding sequence ATGAAACTTTCCCGCCGCAAAACTCTTGCTTTGATCGGGGGTGGCATGGTTGTGGCCGCCGCAACTTCAGCTACCGGCTTTCTGGTCACACGGACGCCCGAAAACGCACTTCGGCCATGGTCGTTGGCAGGCAGTTATAATGACGCGCGCCTTAACGCGCTCAGCTTTGCCCTGCTCGCGCCAAACCCCCACAACTTGCAGCCCTGGCAGATTGAAATGATTGGCGATGATCGTCTGCGTGTCTTTCATGATGAAACCCGCCGCTTGCCGGAAACAGACCCATTTGATCGCCAGATCACCATTGGGCTGGGGTGTTTTTTGGAACAGATGGTTTTGGCGGCCGGGGCAGATGGATATTCAGTTGACCTTGCTCTTTTTCCGGATGGACCAAAGGGGCCCATCGCCGAGGCCAAATTCAATAAAGGTGGCAAACCAGACGCTTTGGCCGTCCACATCCTTGATCGCCGCTCGTGCAAGGAGCCGTACGAAGCACGTGCAGTACCCCCTGAGCTTGCTGATGAACTGAGGTTGATCGCAGATATTTATACCGACCCAACGAAGGTTTCGTCCCTTCGAAAACTGACATGGGACGCGTGGATGGTCGAGGCGATGACACCGCGCACGATGCAGGAAAGCGTTGATCTGATGCGCTTTGGCAAGGCCGAGATCAACGCCACGCCGGATGGTATTGATCTGGGTGGCCCGTTCTTGGAAAGCCTGATGTTGGCTGGGGTCCTGACCCGCGAGGATCAGGCGGACCCCGGCAGCACCGGATTCAAGGAGGGCATCAAGATATATAGTGAGATGTTGCAAGCGACCCCGGCCTATGCGGTGATCACCACGCCCACAAATACCCGGCAGGATCATATTGACGCTGGACGGCGCTGGTTGCGGTTGAATCTTGCGACCACAGGTAGTGGGCTGGCGTTGCATCCGGTCAGTCAGGCGTTGCAGGAATATCCCGAGATGGCACCCCACTATGACGCTGCACATGCGATGTTGGCACCGGGCGGCGGCACGGTTCAAATGTTAGGGCGGCTGGGCTATGGTCCAACAGTACCGCGCACACCGCGTTGGCCATTGAAGGCGAAATTGATTGACGGATAA
- a CDS encoding MFS transporter, whose product MSIKHDLYLTRKPLAGFIAIGGAWAAYFAHMPVIKANVGASDGAYGIAVLFAALGAVGAMWLAPLAQRLAGGKALPVAILVVAAGMFAASFSSLLVILALAMLVASIGSGVTDVLINARVSEIEARSGRTLMNLNHALYSFAYAGAALLAGVLREAQVDLRVIFALLVVVLTGLAYAARDVSPNIEDDTDGTPADMPHRLVIMAGLVVLVAFLAEASSEGWSALHLERTLGGTPGEGAMGPALLGLTMGIGRLSGHGLARFMRDTTLMLAATLVSTSGLLLAGLATNVPMALAGFALGGLGISVVAPLALAFVGRSVPDASRLAAISRASVLGYGAFFFGPPMMGVIAQGFGLRTAFVVIALLLAVTAIVLIPALARRAKVAL is encoded by the coding sequence ATGAGCATCAAACATGATCTTTACCTGACCCGTAAACCATTGGCGGGATTCATCGCCATTGGGGGTGCCTGGGCGGCGTATTTTGCGCATATGCCAGTGATCAAGGCCAATGTTGGCGCGTCTGACGGGGCTTACGGCATCGCGGTCCTTTTCGCAGCCCTTGGCGCTGTTGGGGCCATGTGGCTTGCACCGCTTGCGCAACGGTTGGCGGGCGGCAAGGCCTTGCCTGTGGCGATTCTGGTGGTTGCCGCGGGAATGTTCGCCGCCAGTTTTTCGTCGTTGCTGGTGATCCTGGCGCTGGCGATGTTGGTCGCGTCCATCGGGTCGGGGGTGACGGATGTGTTGATCAACGCGCGCGTGTCCGAGATTGAGGCCCGATCTGGCCGCACCTTGATGAACCTGAACCATGCGCTTTATTCGTTCGCCTATGCGGGGGCGGCATTGCTGGCGGGTGTGCTGCGCGAGGCGCAGGTTGATCTGCGGGTGATCTTTGCGCTTTTGGTGGTCGTTCTGACGGGGCTTGCCTATGCCGCACGCGATGTCAGCCCGAATATTGAAGACGACACAGATGGGACACCCGCCGACATGCCACACCGTCTGGTGATCATGGCAGGGCTGGTCGTTCTGGTGGCATTCTTGGCCGAGGCCTCCTCTGAGGGGTGGTCAGCTTTGCATCTGGAGCGGACCCTTGGCGGGACACCGGGTGAAGGGGCGATGGGCCCCGCACTGTTGGGTCTGACCATGGGGATTGGCCGGTTGTCCGGGCATGGATTGGCGCGGTTCATGCGCGATACAACGTTGATGTTGGCGGCCACGCTGGTGTCCACCAGTGGTTTGTTGCTTGCGGGATTGGCCACGAATGTTCCGATGGCGCTGGCGGGGTTTGCGCTGGGTGGTTTGGGGATTTCGGTCGTAGCCCCTTTGGCGCTGGCTTTTGTGGGGCGCAGCGTTCCGGATGCGTCGCGACTGGCCGCGATCAGCCGTGCGTCGGTACTGGGCTATGGGGCGTTCTTTTTTGGGCCGCCGATGATGGGGGTGATCGCCCAAGGATTTGGTCTGCGCACGGCATTTGTTGTGATCGCTCTACTGCTGGCGGTGACCGCAATCGTGTTGATCCCGGCGCTCGCACGCCGGGCAAAGGTCGCGCTCTAG
- the trpA gene encoding tryptophan synthase subunit alpha: protein MTRIDAKFADLKAKGKKAFVSYVMAGDPDFDTSLEIVRGLPDAGVDVIELGLPFTDPMADGPTIQLAGQRALAAGMTLRRTLDLAIAFRKGDDTTPIVLMGYYNPIYSMGVETFLKEAIAAGIDGLIVVDLPPEEDSELCLPAQEAGLNFIRLATPTTDDKRLPRVAQNTSGFVYYVSITGITGSAEADAGDVAPEVARIQKASNLPVIVGFGVNTPEKSRAIAEVADGVVVGSAIVSRIAKGDSVADVLAFVKSLSDGAHSA, encoded by the coding sequence ATGACTCGTATTGACGCCAAATTCGCAGACCTCAAGGCCAAAGGGAAAAAGGCGTTTGTGTCCTATGTCATGGCCGGGGACCCCGATTTTGACACCTCGCTGGAAATTGTGCGGGGCCTGCCCGATGCGGGTGTTGACGTTATTGAGCTGGGTTTGCCTTTTACCGATCCGATGGCCGATGGCCCGACGATCCAACTGGCCGGGCAACGTGCCTTGGCGGCGGGCATGACCCTGCGCCGCACGCTGGATCTGGCAATTGCCTTTCGCAAGGGTGACGACACGACCCCGATTGTGCTGATGGGCTATTATAACCCGATCTATTCCATGGGCGTTGAAACGTTCCTGAAAGAAGCAATTGCGGCTGGGATCGACGGATTGATTGTGGTCGATCTGCCCCCCGAAGAAGACAGTGAACTGTGCCTGCCAGCCCAAGAGGCGGGGCTTAATTTCATCCGACTGGCCACGCCGACCACGGACGATAAACGCCTGCCTCGGGTGGCTCAGAACACGTCGGGTTTTGTATATTATGTCTCTATCACAGGGATCACCGGGTCCGCCGAAGCGGATGCAGGCGATGTTGCCCCCGAAGTCGCGCGCATTCAAAAGGCCAGTAATCTGCCGGTGATTGTCGGATTTGGGGTGAACACGCCCGAGAAATCCCGCGCAATTGCCGAAGTCGCAGATGGCGTTGTGGTTGGTTCCGCCATTGTGTCGCGCATCGCCAAAGGCGACAGCGTCGCGGATGTGCTGGCCTTCGTGAAATCGCTGTCAGATGGGGCGCATTCCGCCTGA
- the ychF gene encoding redox-regulated ATPase YchF codes for MGFKMGIVGLPNVGKSTLFNALTRTAAAQAANFPFCTIEPNVGEVAVPDARLEKLAAIAGSKQIIPTRMTFVDIAGLVKGASKGEGLGNQFLANIREVDAIAHVLRCFEDGDVTHVEGRVDPVADAETIDTELMLADLESIEKRRAGLVRKIKGNDKDAVQQDRLLAMAQDAIEAGNPARVVSVDDDDRKAWRMLQLLTTKPVLYVCNVGEGDAATGNAFSAKVADMAAAQGNAHVIISAQIEEEISQLEIEEAQMFLDEMGLAEAGLDRLIRAGYELLHLETYFTVGPKEARAWTIKHGTSAPKAAGVIHGDFEKGFIRAETIAYDDFVSLGGEGPAKEAGKMRAEGKAYTVKDGDVLHFLFNT; via the coding sequence ATGGGTTTCAAAATGGGTATTGTGGGTTTGCCAAATGTCGGCAAATCGACTCTTTTCAACGCACTGACCCGCACCGCCGCGGCACAGGCCGCGAACTTTCCGTTTTGCACGATTGAACCGAACGTCGGCGAGGTTGCCGTGCCTGACGCGCGGCTGGAAAAACTCGCCGCCATTGCAGGATCGAAACAGATCATTCCAACGCGCATGACATTCGTGGACATCGCGGGTCTGGTCAAAGGGGCCTCCAAAGGCGAGGGGCTGGGCAATCAGTTTCTGGCCAACATCCGTGAGGTCGACGCCATTGCCCATGTGCTGCGCTGTTTTGAGGACGGCGATGTGACCCATGTTGAAGGCCGTGTGGACCCGGTGGCGGACGCCGAAACCATCGACACCGAATTAATGCTGGCCGATCTGGAAAGCATCGAAAAACGCCGCGCGGGCCTTGTGCGCAAGATCAAGGGCAACGACAAAGACGCGGTGCAGCAGGACCGCCTGCTGGCCATGGCCCAAGACGCTATCGAAGCAGGCAACCCCGCCCGCGTGGTTTCCGTCGACGACGACGACCGCAAGGCATGGCGCATGTTGCAACTGTTGACCACCAAACCGGTGCTCTATGTCTGCAACGTGGGCGAGGGCGACGCGGCGACAGGCAATGCATTCTCCGCTAAAGTGGCCGATATGGCCGCGGCCCAAGGCAACGCCCATGTGATCATCTCTGCCCAAATCGAAGAAGAAATTAGCCAGCTTGAGATCGAAGAGGCGCAGATGTTCCTCGACGAAATGGGTCTGGCCGAAGCGGGCCTCGACCGCCTGATCCGCGCCGGGTACGAATTGCTGCACTTGGAAACCTATTTCACCGTCGGCCCGAAAGAGGCCCGCGCCTGGACCATCAAACACGGCACGTCCGCCCCCAAAGCCGCGGGCGTGATCCACGGCGATTTCGAAAAAGGCTTCATCCGCGCCGAAACCATTGCCTATGATGATTTTGTATCTCTAGGCGGCGAGGGACCTGCGAAAGAAGCGGGCAAGATGCGGGCCGAGGGCAAGGCCTATACCGTCAAGGACGGAGATGTGCTGCATTTCTTATTTAATACCTAA